tcccctcctcccccctctcccaccaTCTTGCCatttcctcgccgtctccttcatGGGTGCTGAGGCCCCAGTGGCCTCCGCAGCGCCTCCCGTGGCACTGGTTATCAGTTTTATGACCTCATAAAGAAACATCAGCGAAATGTTCTCTATAGCTGGTCTCGTATTGATCCAGGTATCGGCCTGAGGTTGAGAAAATGGAgcgtggggaggggaagggtgaggcaaAGAAAGggtaatacacaaaaaaaaaaaaatgttgcaggaaAAGCAGTTGCAGTAATGGGGACAAAGTACGATGGACTATTAACTGGCATGCCATCAGAACTCTTGAATATAATTACTTTTTAACGTTCTGCCAATTGTGCCGTTAGAtatcttggtggggcctggtggtcggtcccagtccgttatggcgcaggcaagtgttttaaagaggcgccatcttgcttggctcttgctgtcccccggaactcactTTTGATCCACATTTTTAGAGAATCTATTGTTCGGGTTAAAgggggtcttcaggacaacatgtgggtagtcttaggccactcagtgatgactgaaaattgccaACTTGTAGCGATGGGCGAAACTCGAACCCGGGTCCCTCAAGACGCCGCGCCCGCGCGCTGACCACTCAACCAGTGGTATCCTAATCATTCTTTCATCATCAATATTCTCACCATCAgcatttattattactattattgttgtattatatttattgttgtattataattattgttgtattataattattagtattataattattgttgtattatagtagtattagtagtagtagtattagtggtattagtattattagtattagtattagtattttcatTAGCACCATCATAATCGTCAAAGTAAAGCTGGTGGGAAATGCTAAGCTGTGAATGGCATGTGTTCAATATCGTCACATTGGCTCCTCTGCATGTGATGGATAAGAACTCACTACCTGGACACAGAGGCAGTTTAATTAACATCCTGATTACAACAGTATAGCTTCCCCTGGTATTCCctggtatccatttatcgaccatccaaAAGGAAGGATGGACCCCTGGGTGAGCTGAGCACCGACTTATCCGGGCTGAATCGAACCAAGGGTCGCGGATCCGATGCTAGGCGTGCTAATCACACACCACAGAGGAgccattgttattttcattattcttcattattatttgttGCAATGCAATTtcacatcaacaaaaaaaaataattataaaaattttatgatgatgataatgatgattgcaATGATTATTCGCATTagtatcattcttattattattattattattattattattattattattattattattattattattattattattgttattatcgtcatcattatcatctctattattatcaccatcataatcatcatcatcaccattaggaGTTGGGGAGCAGGAACACATTACCGTTCACGCTGCATCGCCCAAGAGTCTCACcacaacacacacccacacttcacaatgCCCACCGCAACACACCAACACTTCACAAtgcccaccacaacacaccaacacttcacaatgcacaccacaacacacccacacttcacaatgcccaccacaacacccacacccacacttcacaatgcacaccacaacacaccaacacttcacaatgcacaccacaacacacccacacttcacaatgcacaccacaacacacccacacttcacaatgcacaccacaacacaccaacacttcacaatgcacaccacaacacacccacacttcacaatgcacaccacaacacacccacacttcacaatgcacaccacaacacacccacacttcacaatgcccaccacaacacacccacacttcacaatgcacaccacaacacacccacacttcacaatgcacaccacaacacaccaacacttcacaatgcacaccacaacacacccacacttcacaatgcacatcacaacacaccaacacttcaCAATGcccccaccacaacacacacacacacacacacacacacacacacacacacacacacacacacacacacacacacacacacacacctgggtcgTTGACTGCGCAAAACTTCTGAAAATGGCTGCTAGTGTCGTGATCAGGTGTTCATGTACAGTGGTTCCTCGACTTCATCAGGAGCAGAGCCGCTGGAGAGCCCGTCACCCTGCTTCTGCCTCTCCCCCAGACCTGTGACCAGAGGCTGCTTGAGGAAAATAAATGGCGACGGGGTAGGGAAATGAAACGAATGACTAGAAGTCTTGTGTGTGATCATTATTAAAGGAGCTCTCCTACGTAtaatactccttttcctcctcttcttaattttaTTCCTCATAGTTATATCCATCATATCACTCATCACGATATTTAGTCAGCGCAGTCATCCTGAATACTTGGTCATCAAACAATATGATGACCCTCccaaggaaaaatagaggaggcaTCCTACTGCCGTGGCCGTCATTGATACACTGTAGTTTTCCTGACAGTCAGCGTGCATGTGTGTTTTTGGTGTACCGAAAGCCTCAGAAACGAGCTGCTTGTTAACATGGACCTTGTACTCGCTGAAAGAGACACTGGATGGGTGGTATTGAAACATGCTATATCCACACCACTTATGTACCctacgcatacacacacacacacacacacacacacacacacacacacacacacacacacacctgtgtcgGTGATGGCGCCAAGCGGCTCGTACAGACTGTTGGTGATTACGTACACCTCTCCCTCGGCTTCAGGTGATGGACATCCGTTGGAGAGTCCGTCAGCGTGACTTTGTTGCATTCCCAAACCTGTAATCAGACGCTGCTTGAGGAAGGAAAAGGCCaacggggaagggagaggaaacgagTGACTTGGAGAAGTGTTGTGTTCGTAAAAGTTgtcccctctattcctcctcatcatcatcttcctcctcctccccatcatcatcatcattatcataatcatcgtcatcatcatcatctctttcccttaCATCATCATGTGTCATCACTATCAATTGCAGCAGTAGACTACACAATGGGAATCCCaatgaaagggagatgagacgTTTTACTGCTGCCGGCGTCGATtccgtcccccccaccccccacatacAGATATAAGAGGACGTGTGGGTGTGTTGCAATAACGGGAAGGTTACTATAATAGTCTTGAAGCGAGTTAATGTCAAGGCCAGCAGTCAAAGGGCAGAGCTCTTCCTCTCTCGTGTGTAAAGGCCTCCATACACTGTCAGTCATATTTTGTACAATCATGATCGGGTTGTTTCCATCGTGTGTGGGCATGATCGAAAGATTGCGCAAATGATTGAGCAAAATCTGACAGCGTTGGATATTTTAGCTCAATCATGATGTTGTTAAAAACTGGGCAATGGATTTCAGTCGCTCGTCACGTCAGCAGCCTTGGCGAGTGCATGGGAGAGCCAGGAGTTTTGATGCGAGTTCATTAAACTATATAGAAGCATCCCTTTGCTTCTGGAGGTAa
This genomic interval from Eriocheir sinensis breed Jianghai 21 chromosome 41, ASM2467909v1, whole genome shotgun sequence contains the following:
- the LOC127009520 gene encoding uncharacterized protein LOC127009520 isoform X5, which produces MQQSHADGLSNGCPSPEAEGEVYVITNSLYEPLGAITDTGLGMQQSHADGLSNGCPSPEAEGEVYVITNSLYEPLGAITDTGLGERQKQGDGLSSGSAPDEVEEPLYMNT